The proteins below are encoded in one region of Fimbriimonadaceae bacterium:
- a CDS encoding M50 family metallopeptidase, with the protein MEQKRGHRTILFSAGLATLLFWVTPLLRPFALPLVLYNTHLHELSHALAAVATGGQVRHILVFANGSGVTPVAGGSPLIVASAGYVGAALIGGIFIASGRSGRSARNALWAAFGFLAFSLLFFIRGDLIGILSAVFWMGVLGALAKWAKPATAAFAVQFLGLQQALTSLHALLELYSLTSTSEAHSDAQILAEITGVPSVAWAGLWLVLGVIAVLAGLVTAWKENAPGPASSRSKSSYLG; encoded by the coding sequence GTGGAACAGAAACGAGGGCACCGCACGATCCTCTTTTCGGCAGGGCTGGCGACCCTGCTTTTCTGGGTCACGCCCCTCCTTCGGCCCTTCGCGTTGCCGCTGGTGCTTTATAACACGCACCTGCACGAGCTCTCCCACGCGCTGGCCGCCGTCGCCACAGGTGGCCAAGTGCGCCACATCCTGGTCTTCGCGAACGGCTCCGGCGTCACCCCGGTCGCAGGCGGCTCGCCCCTGATCGTGGCCTCCGCCGGGTATGTCGGTGCGGCCCTGATCGGCGGCATCTTCATCGCCTCGGGCCGGTCTGGCAGGAGCGCGCGGAACGCCCTCTGGGCCGCCTTCGGCTTCCTTGCTTTCAGCCTTCTCTTCTTCATCAGAGGAGACTTGATCGGGATCTTGAGCGCGGTTTTCTGGATGGGGGTCCTCGGCGCGCTTGCCAAGTGGGCCAAGCCCGCTACCGCCGCATTCGCCGTCCAGTTCCTAGGTTTACAGCAAGCCTTGACCAGCCTCCACGCCTTGCTCGAGCTCTATAGCCTGACATCCACCAGCGAGGCGCACAGCGACGCCCAGATCTTGGCCGAGATCACCGGCGTCCCCAGCGTCGCCTGGGCGGGCCTTTGGCTCGTCTTGGGGGTCATCGCCGTCTTGGCAGGTTTGGTGACGGCATGGAAGGAAAACGCGCCCGGCCCCGCATCCTCCCGATCGAAAAGCTCGTACCTGGGTTAA
- a CDS encoding SPFH domain-containing protein has translation MADLIPVSESTLSSKSSRSLGAGETVNMPNPLQPIIFLGLTGAGIAASFEMFASSQGALVAGIIVSVLVGGLAASAFRMAAQWEKALVFRLGRYKRLAGPGMFFIVPVIDSVRTVDTRIVTIDIPHRQAITKDNVPVRVDGVIFMRVDDPSAAVIRVQNYRRAVLEYAQTALRDIVGAMTLDEILADRELLGRRVEKMVETEINGWGLDVAAIRIQDIELPEDLKRVMARQASAEREKRATITKAEGDREAAENLAAAAERMAKSPGALQLRTLQSLDSLGASPSNTVVIALPTELTTALQQVPKIAEAFRVASGQKKDAE, from the coding sequence ATGGCAGACCTCATACCAGTCAGTGAATCCACCCTCTCTTCAAAGTCGTCCCGGAGCCTGGGCGCGGGCGAGACCGTGAACATGCCGAACCCCCTGCAACCCATCATCTTCTTGGGTTTGACCGGGGCCGGCATCGCCGCGAGCTTCGAGATGTTCGCCTCGTCGCAGGGCGCCTTGGTCGCCGGCATCATCGTCTCGGTGCTCGTCGGGGGCCTGGCGGCCTCGGCGTTTCGCATGGCCGCCCAGTGGGAAAAGGCCCTGGTCTTCCGCCTGGGGCGCTATAAGCGGCTTGCCGGGCCGGGCATGTTTTTCATAGTGCCCGTCATCGACTCGGTGCGCACGGTGGACACGCGCATCGTCACCATCGACATCCCCCACCGCCAGGCGATCACAAAGGACAACGTCCCCGTCCGGGTGGACGGTGTCATCTTCATGCGCGTCGACGATCCTTCGGCGGCAGTCATCCGCGTGCAGAACTACCGCCGCGCCGTCCTGGAGTACGCCCAGACCGCCCTTCGCGACATCGTCGGTGCCATGACCCTAGACGAGATCCTCGCCGACCGCGAACTCCTCGGCAGGCGCGTGGAGAAAATGGTCGAGACCGAGATCAACGGATGGGGCCTCGACGTCGCCGCGATCCGCATCCAAGACATAGAGCTTCCCGAAGACCTGAAGCGGGTCATGGCGCGGCAGGCCTCGGCCGAGCGCGAAAAGCGCGCGACGATCACAAAAGCCGAAGGCGACCGCGAGGCCGCCGAAAACCTGGCCGCGGCCGCCGAGCGCATGGCGAAGTCGCCAGGAGCCCTGCAGCTCCGCACGCTGCAATCCCTGGACAGCCTCGGCGCTTCCCCGTCGAACACAGTGGTCATCGCGCTCCCGACCGAACTCACGACCGCGCTCCAGCAAGTGCCCAAGATCGCCGAAGCGTTCCGCGTCGCCTCGGGCCAGAAGAAAGACGCAGAGTGA
- a CDS encoding UDP-3-O-acyl-N-acetylglucosamine deacetylase, producing the protein MTRKTLKRSVTLEGKGLHSGQPVSVTLHPAHVGYVLTGDGERAPAIASSVSSTARCTQIGKYSTVEHVISALAGLQVTDCEIEVLGGEMPALDGSSLPFAQAMVEAGFTELGEVSATLFERVFVQQEGSKIAIAKGSGRWKCIFDSGERWPGRQEYEVQLSEVGYLHDIAPARTFAFIEEVDYLREKGLGAGLSEESCLILGETGYQNAARFPDEPVRHKLLDLIGDLALSGVPLYEIDVVAERPGHAINVAAALKLGQHAKVCRK; encoded by the coding sequence GTGACGCGAAAGACTCTTAAGCGTTCAGTAACTCTTGAGGGCAAGGGGCTACACTCGGGTCAACCGGTCTCCGTGACATTACACCCGGCGCATGTGGGCTATGTTCTTACAGGTGACGGCGAGAGAGCACCAGCAATCGCTTCCAGCGTATCCAGCACCGCGAGGTGCACTCAAATCGGTAAGTATTCGACCGTTGAACACGTTATAAGCGCGTTGGCTGGCTTGCAGGTTACCGATTGCGAAATCGAGGTTCTCGGAGGCGAGATGCCGGCCCTGGACGGTTCTTCCCTACCCTTCGCCCAGGCGATGGTGGAAGCTGGCTTCACCGAGTTGGGCGAGGTTTCGGCAACGCTGTTCGAGCGCGTTTTTGTGCAGCAGGAAGGTTCAAAAATCGCCATAGCCAAAGGCTCTGGCAGGTGGAAGTGCATCTTCGACTCGGGCGAAAGGTGGCCTGGACGACAGGAGTACGAGGTCCAACTCAGCGAGGTCGGATACCTGCATGACATTGCGCCGGCGAGGACGTTTGCGTTTATCGAAGAAGTGGACTACCTTCGGGAGAAGGGCCTGGGAGCCGGTCTCAGCGAGGAAAGTTGTCTGATCCTTGGCGAGACGGGCTACCAGAATGCGGCCCGCTTTCCTGACGAGCCGGTACGCCACAAGCTCCTGGATCTCATCGGAGATTTAGCCCTTAGCGGCGTCCCCCTTTACGAGATCGACGTCGTCGCTGAGCGCCCTGGGCATGCGATCAACGTAGCGGCTGCGCTCAAGCTCGGGCAACACGCCAAGGTCTGCCGAAAGTAA
- the lpxD gene encoding UDP-3-O-(3-hydroxymyristoyl)glucosamine N-acyltransferase has protein sequence MEGTARRYTLGQIASRVSGELRGDPNLPLEGVSEPDKAEGTDLVLAGSRKVLDAAEASKAAAILIDASLGEAQKPHILVKDFRNAFREVLSLYTRSTVGINGVHPTAVISDSSRVDPSASIGPYCVVEEGCEVGQNARLLAHCYVGPGCAVGARTTLMPHATLVQDVRVGEDCILHSGCVIGSDGFGFARTSRGVEKVPQIGRVVIEDFVEIGANTCIDRATLGETVIRSQSKVDNLVQIAHNVTIQPEGLIASQTGIAGSTVIGARATFGGQVGIGDHVTIADNVMLAGQAGVQSDIKDPGAYYGTPSMPYAQGMRVVALIRRLPELLSRLRRLEARIEEADRDAKDS, from the coding sequence ATGGAAGGAACTGCTCGGCGCTACACCTTAGGGCAGATCGCTTCGCGGGTATCTGGTGAACTTCGCGGTGATCCAAACCTTCCTCTAGAGGGAGTTTCCGAGCCAGACAAAGCCGAAGGAACTGACCTTGTCCTCGCTGGATCGCGCAAAGTTCTTGATGCGGCTGAAGCGAGCAAGGCTGCTGCAATCCTTATCGATGCCAGCTTGGGAGAGGCTCAGAAACCCCACATCCTGGTTAAGGACTTTCGAAACGCTTTTAGAGAAGTCTTGTCCCTTTACACGCGAAGCACTGTGGGCATCAATGGCGTCCATCCGACCGCAGTTATCAGCGATAGCTCGAGAGTAGATCCATCAGCTTCGATCGGGCCGTACTGCGTTGTAGAAGAGGGGTGTGAAGTCGGTCAGAATGCTAGGCTCCTTGCCCATTGCTATGTCGGGCCAGGCTGCGCGGTCGGCGCTCGGACGACACTTATGCCGCACGCGACCCTTGTCCAAGACGTCAGGGTCGGCGAGGACTGCATCCTTCACAGCGGCTGCGTCATCGGGTCGGATGGTTTCGGCTTTGCAAGGACAAGTAGGGGCGTAGAGAAAGTGCCACAGATTGGTCGGGTCGTCATTGAAGACTTTGTGGAAATCGGCGCCAACACGTGTATAGACCGTGCGACACTGGGCGAGACAGTTATCCGATCCCAAAGCAAGGTCGATAACCTCGTTCAGATAGCGCATAACGTGACCATCCAGCCCGAAGGTCTTATCGCCTCGCAAACAGGTATAGCAGGCAGCACCGTCATCGGGGCTCGGGCCACATTCGGCGGTCAAGTTGGGATCGGCGACCACGTCACCATTGCCGATAATGTGATGCTCGCGGGCCAAGCAGGCGTGCAGAGTGACATCAAGGACCCGGGGGCCTATTACGGCACCCCGAGCATGCCCTACGCTCAAGGAATGCGGGTCGTGGCTTTGATCCGCCGCCTCCCGGAGCTCTTGTCCCGACTGAGGCGGTTGGAGGCAAGGATTGAGGAGGCGGACCGTGACGCGAAAGACTCTTAA
- the lipA gene encoding lipoyl synthase — protein sequence MAQRLPEWLTIRLPRPDTIRDVQQMVRSKNLHTVCESARCPNLPECWSKKTATFMILGDTCTRSCGFCAIKVGRGLSVDPDEPKNVALTARDMGMRHVVVTSVARDDLKDQGSAQFAETIKALQEVVPGVIVEVLTPDFRGDLECIRTVCEAKPDIYNHNIETVARLHTIVRPQAKYDRTLSVLRNVKLEYPYIFTKSGIMLGLGESQDEVVATLRDLRQANVDAVTIGQYLRPTMRHLPVVEYVHPSIFKEYETIGAELGFSFVASGPFIRSSYNAIAFSEKVLSSRLEDLQPIPIR from the coding sequence ATGGCGCAAAGGTTGCCTGAGTGGTTGACGATCCGGCTTCCCCGCCCTGATACCATTCGCGACGTCCAGCAAATGGTTCGGTCTAAGAACCTTCATACCGTCTGCGAGAGTGCTCGATGTCCAAACTTGCCCGAGTGTTGGAGCAAGAAAACCGCGACGTTTATGATCCTCGGGGACACATGCACTCGCAGCTGTGGGTTCTGTGCAATCAAGGTCGGACGCGGGCTGTCCGTGGATCCTGACGAACCCAAGAATGTGGCACTGACGGCTCGGGATATGGGGATGCGCCACGTCGTCGTCACCAGCGTCGCCAGAGACGACCTTAAGGATCAAGGCTCGGCACAATTTGCCGAAACGATTAAAGCCTTGCAGGAAGTGGTTCCCGGCGTTATCGTCGAAGTTCTCACGCCAGACTTTCGCGGAGATTTGGAGTGCATCCGCACTGTTTGCGAAGCCAAACCCGACATCTACAACCATAACATCGAGACGGTTGCAAGACTTCACACTATTGTGCGCCCGCAAGCCAAGTACGATCGAACCCTCTCGGTCTTGCGTAACGTCAAGCTCGAATATCCGTACATCTTTACGAAGTCGGGAATCATGCTTGGTCTCGGCGAGAGCCAAGACGAAGTCGTAGCGACACTGCGCGATCTCCGCCAAGCTAACGTTGACGCCGTTACAATCGGGCAGTATCTGCGCCCCACCATGCGCCACTTGCCCGTTGTCGAGTACGTGCATCCGTCGATCTTTAAAGAATATGAGACGATCGGTGCCGAACTTGGGTTCTCGTTCGTGGCTAGCGGCCCCTTTATCCGCAGTTCCTATAACGCGATTGCGTTTAGCGAGAAAGTGCTGTCCTCGCGACTGGAAGATCTGCAACCCATTCCGATACGCTAA
- a CDS encoding BamA/TamA family outer membrane protein: MIVRNVEIRGNERINANAITGIMKLKPGATITSSDILADEASVRSLGFFKDVKILSSVASDTEADLIVQVEEYPVAREVKVLGNTVVTTEAITQVVEKNQPLGQVWNNRNARPIRDDITKLYEDKGVFVQIDQLGPEQDSPGTVLVSLIEPRVNEITLTGLTRTNPKVIRRIMKTKPGGLLSAKTWRRDLEELYFTYWFESDGVKPSEPRPTDVPGEYDLAIEFKEARTGLLNAGVALDPQSRLVGTASYSDSNFMGRGQSVGLQLSQATTGGGPSVELGFGNRFYDSKDTSMNVSLFSRVVYNFTGSGVDPFGGGSADERFDERRTGASVSFTRPVGDYRASIGLRGQNARTLEVGSKTDEFIQQDGDLISLQMGVSYDVRQPTVEPYTGRLISMSLEPGYSNIRKIGGNVKDFTDILGTNMSVKTGIEYRQYWSRPVPKDTPFDQPRPVLAFRARYGRVFGNVPFFEQLFVGGADSLRGYPNQRFWGNQSFLSSLEYRQPIQKSFNLIGFVDYGGAWGGYGRIKDFDQSGTARLRYAYGIGVGFRIPRLSTIRIDFAFNQEGQNRTHFSFGTSF, encoded by the coding sequence TTGATCGTCCGGAACGTAGAAATTCGCGGAAATGAGCGGATTAATGCGAACGCCATCACTGGCATTATGAAACTTAAGCCGGGCGCAACAATAACGTCCAGCGACATTCTGGCCGACGAGGCGTCGGTGCGCTCCCTGGGTTTCTTCAAAGACGTAAAGATCCTCAGTTCGGTCGCTTCCGACACGGAGGCCGACCTGATCGTACAAGTCGAGGAGTATCCTGTCGCCCGCGAAGTTAAAGTTTTAGGGAACACGGTTGTTACCACAGAAGCAATCACCCAGGTCGTGGAGAAAAACCAGCCCCTGGGGCAGGTTTGGAACAATCGCAACGCGCGCCCGATCCGTGACGATATCACTAAGCTCTATGAAGACAAGGGGGTGTTCGTCCAAATCGACCAGCTCGGGCCAGAACAAGATTCTCCGGGCACGGTTTTGGTTTCCCTCATAGAGCCGCGCGTGAACGAGATAACCCTGACCGGTTTGACACGCACCAACCCCAAGGTCATCCGCCGTATTATGAAGACAAAGCCTGGCGGTTTGTTAAGCGCTAAGACTTGGCGAAGGGACCTGGAGGAGCTTTACTTCACGTACTGGTTTGAGTCCGACGGAGTCAAGCCCTCAGAGCCAAGGCCCACGGATGTCCCTGGCGAATACGACTTGGCGATCGAGTTCAAGGAGGCGCGCACAGGATTGCTGAACGCAGGCGTCGCGCTCGATCCTCAGAGCCGGCTGGTTGGTACCGCGAGCTATTCGGATTCAAACTTTATGGGCAGGGGTCAGAGCGTGGGCCTGCAGTTGTCCCAAGCGACGACGGGAGGCGGGCCGAGCGTGGAACTCGGCTTTGGAAACCGCTTCTACGACTCCAAGGACACGTCGATGAACGTCTCCCTCTTCTCCCGGGTTGTGTACAACTTTACTGGTAGCGGGGTTGATCCTTTCGGTGGAGGTTCGGCCGATGAGCGGTTCGACGAACGCCGCACCGGCGCGTCGGTCTCGTTCACGCGGCCGGTCGGTGACTACCGCGCCAGCATTGGCTTGCGCGGCCAGAACGCGCGGACCTTGGAGGTCGGGTCGAAGACCGACGAGTTCATTCAGCAAGACGGCGACTTGATCAGCCTGCAAATGGGCGTGAGCTACGACGTTCGCCAGCCGACAGTAGAGCCCTACACCGGCCGCCTCATCTCCATGAGCCTGGAGCCCGGGTACAGCAACATCCGAAAGATCGGCGGGAACGTTAAGGATTTTACGGACATTCTCGGCACCAATATGTCGGTGAAAACTGGCATTGAATACCGGCAGTACTGGTCTCGGCCCGTACCCAAAGACACGCCTTTTGACCAACCGCGGCCGGTTCTCGCTTTCCGCGCGCGTTATGGTCGAGTCTTCGGTAACGTACCGTTCTTCGAGCAGCTCTTTGTTGGCGGCGCCGACTCCCTCCGTGGGTACCCGAACCAGCGGTTCTGGGGCAATCAATCCTTCCTATCCTCCCTTGAATATCGACAGCCGATCCAGAAGTCATTCAACTTGATCGGGTTTGTGGATTACGGTGGAGCGTGGGGCGGTTATGGTCGCATCAAGGACTTTGACCAGTCCGGCACAGCGCGATTGCGGTATGCCTATGGGATAGGCGTCGGCTTCCGCATACCGCGGCTGAGCACGATCCGCATCGACTTTGCCTTCAACCAGGAGGGCCAGAACAGGACGCACTTCTCATTCGGCACTAGCTTTTAA
- the prfA gene encoding peptide chain release factor 1, which produces MLEKLDEIEERYAEIERQLQDPEIVTKPSELQRLGKARAEIADLVDVIRQFKRARKELEETNALMADPEMREMAAMEAEELKARCEDYEGRLRVLLLPKDPNDDKSVIVEIRPAAGGDEAGLFANELFRMYSRYAERRKWKYEVIDYEESGIGGVSRVVFTIDAEGAYSQLKHESGVHRVQRVPKTESQGRTHTSTVTVAVLPEAEEADIEVNDKDLEISTFRSSSAGGQHMQKNETAIRIVHRPSGIVVTCQDERSQQQNKLRALSVLRSKLYEAEQERLARERGELRRGQIGSGDRSEKVRTYHFPQDRVTDHRIGLTVHNVPIFMDGDLQAMIDALNQAEQAERLARELGEAAQG; this is translated from the coding sequence ATGTTGGAAAAGCTGGACGAGATCGAGGAGCGCTACGCCGAGATTGAACGGCAGCTCCAAGATCCCGAGATCGTGACCAAGCCCTCGGAACTCCAACGGCTGGGCAAGGCGCGCGCAGAAATCGCCGACCTTGTCGACGTGATCCGGCAGTTCAAAAGAGCGCGCAAAGAGCTTGAAGAGACCAACGCGCTGATGGCCGACCCCGAGATGAGGGAGATGGCCGCCATGGAGGCCGAAGAGCTTAAAGCCCGCTGTGAGGACTACGAAGGGCGGCTACGCGTCTTGCTTCTGCCCAAGGATCCTAACGACGACAAGTCGGTCATCGTCGAGATCCGCCCCGCCGCAGGCGGCGACGAAGCCGGACTGTTCGCGAACGAGCTGTTCCGCATGTACTCCCGCTATGCCGAACGGCGCAAGTGGAAATATGAGGTGATCGACTATGAGGAGTCGGGCATCGGCGGCGTCTCCCGCGTCGTCTTCACGATCGACGCCGAGGGCGCCTATAGCCAGTTGAAGCACGAGAGCGGCGTCCACCGTGTCCAGCGCGTGCCGAAGACCGAGAGCCAAGGGCGGACCCACACGTCCACCGTCACCGTCGCCGTGCTGCCCGAGGCCGAAGAAGCGGACATCGAGGTGAACGACAAGGACCTTGAGATTTCGACCTTCCGAAGCTCCAGTGCCGGTGGCCAGCACATGCAAAAGAACGAGACCGCCATCCGCATCGTCCACCGGCCGAGCGGCATCGTCGTCACCTGCCAGGACGAGCGGAGCCAACAGCAAAACAAGTTGCGGGCCCTAAGCGTTTTGCGCTCGAAGCTTTACGAGGCGGAACAAGAGCGTCTTGCGAGAGAAAGAGGCGAACTGAGACGGGGACAAATCGGCAGCGGCGACCGCAGTGAAAAGGTTAGGACTTACCACTTTCCACAAGACCGTGTAACGGATCATAGAATCGGCCTTACTGTCCACAATGTCCCGATCTTTATGGACGGCGACCTTCAGGCCATGATCGACGCCTTGAACCAGGCGGAGCAAGCCGAAAGGCTCGCCCGCGAACTTGGTGAAGCCGCCCAAGGCTGA
- the alaS gene encoding alanine--tRNA ligase, translating into MTVRELRRKYLEFFEAKDHQRFPSGSLVPFDVTGRLDESLLFNGAGMVQFKPYFRGIAQPPHPRLVTVQKCLRTGDIDEVGDDSHLTFFEMLGNFSFGDYDKVDAIALSWEFLTRPEWLNLETRRLAFTVFEEDDESFEAWSSHVRSVGIEPGTRVFRLDEETNFWPAGAFSKGPPGPCGPNSEMFYWVPNDEAPPSTDAGYTCEDYLRDLDAEKWLEIWNDVFIRFEWQGEPMPEGGFRKTGMPSLPFASVDTGMGLERTAAVLGGHRSVYDTDAFTAILAAIDRLTRPGNADPRASRIIADHLRSASFCIADGVLPSNTGRGYVLRRLIRRAVLKGQRALRIEEPFMHRLVSVVVETFGDHYHELLEKKEVLEETLRNEEEQFRRTLHQGSELLARSLAELDGNLLPGEFAFRLYDTYGFPLEVTQEIAAEGGVEVDAPGYKRAFEEAQERSRGADQREAVYGGVIAGFVFVTEADDRPTPTLFHGYHTTLTESLIVGVLPVMDEQGRATGDLAIALDQTPFYAESGGQVSDEGILEGTNFALRVREVTKENGVYVHLATPVNLPFELRGMDADVAQAKADEELFRQHVQAKVDREVRYDTVRNHTATHLLHAALRTTLGKHVTQAGSLVAPDHLRFDFTHGKAMSPDEIAEVERIVNEYAMAAEGVVTYEGVPIDEARRMGAMALFGEKYGDSVRVVQIGDMGPFDPSFSRELCGGIHVRNTGQIGLFKVLHEASAASGVRRIVAVTGKGAYRWVAEQEEAVAKASQLLKTNPKELVAGVERLQEQLRDERRKRERLAQQGGSQAQVEVVGGIEFAVERLDDADPKDAQAIADRLVDGHPKRVAFVANRAEGKLLFVCKVGAEALGLGAKAGDLVREAAKVAGGGGGGRPDFATAGAKDATKLEAALQAAKDALAAAATP; encoded by the coding sequence ATGACCGTCCGTGAGCTACGCCGGAAATACCTTGAATTTTTTGAGGCGAAGGACCACCAGCGTTTTCCCAGCGGCTCGCTCGTCCCCTTTGACGTCACCGGGCGGCTGGATGAGTCGCTGCTGTTCAACGGCGCCGGAATGGTCCAGTTCAAGCCGTATTTCCGCGGCATCGCCCAGCCCCCCCACCCGCGGCTTGTGACGGTGCAGAAGTGCCTGCGCACGGGCGACATCGACGAGGTCGGTGACGACAGCCACCTCACATTCTTCGAAATGCTGGGCAACTTTTCGTTCGGCGACTACGACAAGGTCGACGCGATCGCGCTCTCCTGGGAGTTCCTGACTCGCCCAGAATGGCTGAACCTCGAGACGCGCCGCCTTGCCTTCACGGTTTTCGAGGAGGACGACGAGTCTTTCGAGGCGTGGTCGTCCCATGTCCGCAGCGTCGGGATCGAGCCCGGCACGCGCGTCTTCCGACTCGACGAGGAGACGAACTTCTGGCCGGCCGGGGCATTTTCGAAAGGGCCGCCCGGTCCCTGTGGCCCGAACAGCGAGATGTTCTACTGGGTGCCGAACGACGAGGCACCGCCGAGCACGGACGCGGGCTACACCTGCGAGGACTACCTGCGAGACCTGGACGCGGAAAAGTGGCTCGAGATCTGGAACGACGTTTTCATCCGCTTCGAGTGGCAGGGTGAGCCCATGCCGGAGGGCGGGTTCCGCAAGACGGGGATGCCGTCTCTCCCGTTCGCCTCAGTCGACACGGGGATGGGCCTTGAGCGCACGGCGGCGGTCTTGGGCGGGCACCGCTCGGTCTATGACACCGACGCCTTCACGGCCATCCTCGCCGCGATCGACCGTCTCACGAGGCCCGGCAATGCAGACCCCAGGGCGAGCCGGATCATCGCGGACCACCTCCGTTCCGCTTCCTTCTGCATCGCGGACGGCGTGCTGCCCAGCAACACGGGGCGGGGCTATGTCCTGCGCCGCCTCATTCGGCGGGCGGTGCTGAAGGGCCAGCGTGCGCTGAGGATCGAAGAGCCCTTTATGCACCGGCTCGTCAGCGTCGTTGTGGAAACTTTCGGAGACCACTATCACGAGTTGCTGGAGAAGAAGGAAGTTCTCGAAGAAACGCTTCGGAACGAGGAAGAGCAGTTCCGGCGCACGCTTCACCAAGGGTCGGAGCTGCTTGCCCGGTCGTTGGCGGAGTTGGACGGGAACCTTCTGCCCGGCGAGTTCGCTTTCCGGCTGTACGACACCTATGGCTTCCCGCTCGAGGTCACGCAGGAGATCGCGGCCGAAGGCGGCGTCGAGGTCGACGCGCCCGGATATAAGCGCGCGTTCGAGGAAGCCCAGGAGAGGAGCCGAGGCGCTGACCAGCGTGAGGCCGTTTATGGCGGGGTGATCGCCGGCTTCGTCTTCGTCACTGAAGCGGACGACCGGCCGACCCCCACCCTGTTCCACGGATACCACACAACTCTGACAGAGAGCCTCATTGTTGGCGTCCTCCCGGTCATGGACGAGCAGGGGCGGGCCACTGGCGACCTTGCCATCGCCCTTGACCAAACGCCTTTCTACGCCGAATCAGGTGGACAGGTCAGTGACGAAGGCATCCTCGAGGGGACGAACTTCGCCCTGCGGGTCCGCGAGGTCACGAAAGAAAACGGCGTCTACGTCCACCTCGCCACGCCCGTCAACCTGCCGTTTGAGTTGAGGGGCATGGACGCCGACGTCGCCCAGGCGAAGGCGGACGAGGAGCTTTTCCGGCAGCACGTCCAAGCCAAGGTCGACCGTGAGGTGCGCTACGACACCGTGCGCAACCACACGGCGACCCACTTGCTCCACGCCGCCTTGCGGACGACGCTGGGCAAGCACGTCACCCAGGCCGGCTCGCTGGTCGCCCCAGACCACCTGCGCTTCGACTTCACCCATGGCAAAGCCATGTCCCCGGACGAGATCGCCGAGGTGGAGCGGATCGTGAACGAATACGCGATGGCGGCCGAGGGAGTGGTCACCTATGAAGGCGTGCCGATCGACGAGGCTCGCCGGATGGGTGCGATGGCCCTCTTCGGGGAGAAGTATGGGGATAGTGTCCGCGTCGTCCAGATCGGCGATATGGGCCCCTTCGACCCCAGCTTCAGCCGCGAACTCTGCGGGGGCATCCACGTGCGCAACACGGGCCAGATCGGGCTCTTCAAGGTGTTGCACGAGGCCAGCGCGGCCAGTGGCGTCAGGCGGATCGTCGCGGTGACGGGGAAAGGAGCGTACCGCTGGGTGGCCGAGCAGGAAGAGGCGGTGGCCAAGGCCTCCCAGCTGCTCAAGACGAACCCGAAAGAGCTCGTCGCCGGGGTCGAGCGGCTCCAGGAGCAACTTCGAGACGAGCGCCGCAAGCGCGAACGACTTGCCCAGCAGGGCGGCTCCCAGGCCCAGGTCGAGGTCGTCGGCGGAATCGAGTTCGCGGTCGAACGGCTTGACGACGCGGATCCGAAGGATGCCCAAGCCATCGCCGACCGACTCGTCGACGGGCATCCGAAACGTGTCGCCTTCGTGGCCAACCGCGCCGAGGGCAAGCTCCTCTTTGTCTGCAAGGTCGGTGCGGAAGCGCTGGGCCTTGGGGCGAAGGCGGGCGACTTGGTCCGGGAGGCGGCAAAGGTCGCGGGCGGAGGAGGCGGGGGACGGCCCGATTTCGCCACTGCCGGCGCAAAAGACGCCACCAAGCTCGAGGCTGCGCTGCAGGCGGCGAAAGACGCCCTCGCGGCGGCGGCCACGCCCTAG
- a CDS encoding OmpH family outer membrane protein produces MKNQTFTLVSGWVTAAVLAGIFLGSGFQSSQEKTAVIDLEKVVFESEEGKLNAQRLDQAVASRQGVLDFMRTHRVATAEQARSFKDLSLKTDIAANEKTQLDRIKGDIQSASRDFDALNQKQDPTEEDRNRLRAYNSQFQSTTALLDEWSNQFQQELQTMRDQMITDSGKRANDILKKIAASEGYTVVLASPRTALYGANDLTEKVTKALDAKK; encoded by the coding sequence ATGAAGAACCAAACATTCACACTCGTCTCGGGATGGGTCACAGCCGCTGTCCTCGCGGGCATCTTCCTCGGATCCGGCTTCCAAAGTTCACAAGAAAAGACCGCTGTCATCGACCTAGAAAAGGTCGTCTTCGAAAGTGAGGAAGGAAAGCTGAACGCCCAAAGACTTGACCAAGCCGTGGCCTCCAGGCAAGGCGTCCTGGACTTTATGCGCACCCACCGGGTCGCGACTGCCGAACAGGCGCGCAGTTTCAAGGATCTCTCGCTCAAGACGGACATCGCCGCGAACGAGAAGACGCAGCTAGATAGGATCAAAGGCGACATCCAGTCTGCCTCGCGCGATTTTGATGCTCTTAACCAGAAGCAAGATCCCACCGAGGAGGATCGGAACCGGTTGCGCGCGTACAACAGTCAGTTCCAGTCGACGACCGCCCTCCTCGATGAATGGTCGAACCAGTTCCAACAAGAGCTTCAAACAATGCGGGATCAAATGATCACCGACTCTGGCAAGCGTGCCAATGACATCCTGAAGAAGATTGCCGCTTCGGAGGGTTACACGGTTGTCCTCGCAAGCCCCAGAACTGCTCTTTACGGGGCGAACGATCTGACCGAGAAAGTCACCAAGGCGTTGGACGCTAAGAAATGA